From a single Rhizobium lusitanum genomic region:
- the rplJ gene encoding 50S ribosomal protein L10 — protein MERAEKREFVTELNEVFKASGSVVVAHYAGATVAQMNDFRSKMRAAGGTVKVAKNRLAKIALQGTDAEGISDLFTGQTLIAYSTDPIIAPKVVVDFAKGNDKIVVLGGAMGTTTLNAEGVKSLATLPSLDELRARLLGMIQTPATRIASVVAAPASQLARVFAAYAKKDEAA, from the coding sequence GTGGAAAGAGCGGAAAAACGCGAATTCGTCACGGAACTGAACGAAGTCTTCAAGGCTTCGGGCTCGGTTGTCGTGGCCCACTATGCTGGTGCTACAGTCGCTCAGATGAACGATTTTCGTTCGAAGATGCGCGCTGCAGGCGGCACCGTCAAAGTCGCGAAGAACCGCCTGGCCAAAATTGCTCTTCAGGGCACGGATGCGGAAGGGATTTCTGATCTCTTCACCGGTCAGACGCTGATTGCATACAGCACTGATCCGATTATCGCTCCGAAGGTCGTCGTGGATTTCGCCAAGGGCAACGACAAAATCGTTGTTTTGGGCGGCGCCATGGGAACAACAACGCTCAACGCCGAAGGTGTGAAGTCGCTCGCGACCCTGCCTTCGCTGGACGAGCTGCGTGCAAGGTTGCTGGGCATGATCCAGACGCCTGCTACACGCATCGCAAGTGTTGTTGCAGCACCGGCAAGCCAGCTTGCTCGTGTGTTCGCGGCCTACGCCAAGAAGGACGAAGCCGCTTAA
- the rplL gene encoding 50S ribosomal protein L7/L12 produces the protein MADLAKIVDDLSSLTVLEAAELSKLLEEKWGVSAAAPVAVAAVGGPAGPAVVEEEKTEFDVILTDVGANKINVIKEVRAITGLGLKEAKDLVEAAPKAVKEAVSKAEAADIKKKLEDAGAKADVK, from the coding sequence ATGGCTGATCTCGCAAAGATCGTAGACGACCTCTCCTCGCTGACCGTTCTCGAAGCCGCAGAACTGTCTAAGCTTCTCGAAGAAAAGTGGGGCGTTTCCGCCGCTGCTCCGGTAGCTGTTGCTGCTGTTGGCGGCCCGGCTGGCCCGGCTGTCGTTGAAGAAGAAAAGACCGAGTTCGACGTTATCCTCACGGATGTCGGCGCTAACAAGATCAACGTCATCAAGGAAGTCCGCGCCATCACCGGTCTCGGCCTCAAGGAAGCTAAGGACCTCGTCGAAGCTGCTCCTAAGGCTGTCAAGGAAGCTGTTTCCAAGGCTGAAGCCGCTGACATCAAGAAGAAGCTCGAAGACGCTGGCGCCAAGGCCGACGTTAAGTAA